The genomic stretch GCTTGGCCGTTGGAACTCTCCGGTGGTCAGCAACAGCGTGTCGCTATCGCCCGCGCCCTGATGATGAAACCCGAGGTACTGCTGTTTGACGAACCAACAGCGGCGCTCGATCCTGAAATCACCAATCAAGTCGTGAAGATTATTAATCAGCTGGGTGAAACGGGCATCACCCAAGTGGTCGTGACACACGAAGTCGATTTTGCAAAAAAAATTGCCAGCCATGTGCTCTACCTTGAGAAAGGGAAGATCGTCGAGCATGGCACTAAACAAGCCTTTACCGAGCCACAAACTAGCCAGTTTGCGGACTATTTAAAGCACTAAACGAACAATAGGCTGGCTCCAGAGGGGCATCAGCGCATAAAAACACGGAGTATTACAATGAAAAAGATTTTACTGGCATCCCTTATCGGACTCGTCTCTGCCAACGCAGCAGCGCAGCAGGAAATTAAATTCGCCATGGAAGCCACTTATGCGCCGTTCGAATACATGGATGAGAACAATCAAATCCAAGGTTTCGATGTGGATTTAGCCAACGCGCTGTGTAAACAGATGCAAGCGAAATGCAGCTTCCACAATCAAGCCTTTGATAGCCTTATTCCTGCCCTGAAGTTCAAACGTTACGACGCAGCGATTTCCGCGATGGACATCACCGAAGCCCGTCTTGAGCAAGTGAGCTTTACGGATGCTTATTACGATAACTCAGCGGCATTTGTTTCCATCGCAGGCAAAGTGGCCGATCAAGGTGCTCTGAAAGGCAAACGCGTTGGGGTGCAAAACGGTTCAACTCACCAAAGCTACTTACTTGAGCAAATGGCAGGCGTGACCGCCGTACCTTACGCCAGCTATCAAGACGCCTTTATTGACATGAAAAATGGCCGTATTGATTCGGTGTTCGGTGACACTGCGGTTGTCGCAGAGTGGTTCAAGAAAGAGAACAATCTCGCTTACGTCGGCGAGTATGTAACCAACGCACAGTACTTCGGTAACGGCTTTGGCATCGCGGTCAATAAAGATAACCAGAAACTGGTCGCTGATCTGAATGCAGCACTTCAAGCTGTGAAAGCGAACGGCGAGTATCAAACCATTTTTAACCAGTACTTCGGAAACTAATATGGGGCTGACGGGCTACTCACTTTCACTGGTTCAAGCAAGCTGGATGACCGTTCAGCTTGCAGTGGTCAGCCTGTTGGTTGGTCTGGTTCTGGCGGTCATTTTCGCCAGCGGCGAGATGGCTCGGCTTGCCGTCGTCAAGTGGCCAACAACGCTGTTGGTCACCTTGCTGCGCGGCCTGCCTGAAATTCTCGTTGTCCTGTTCATCTATTTCGGTTCAACACAGGTACTGTTTTTGCTCACGGGGGATTTCATCGAAGTCAGCCCGTTTCTCTCTGGTGTGGTGGCGTTGTCACTGATTTTCGCTTCTTATGCCTCGCAAACCCTGCGCGGTGCACTCAAAGCGGTTGGCAGAGGACAACGTGAAGCGGCCAGTGCGCTGGGCATAGCCAAAAGCCATGCGTTTTTTCGTATCGTACTGCCACAGGCCATTCGCCACGCGTTGCCTGGATTAACCAACCAGTGGTTGGTGCTGCTAAAAGATACCGCTTTAGTTTCCTTGATCGGCGTGACGGACCTGCTCAAACAGGCGCAGTTAACGTCAGCCGCAACCCATGAGGCCTTTACTTGGTATGCCACT from Vibrio navarrensis encodes the following:
- a CDS encoding lysine/arginine/ornithine ABC transporter substrate-binding protein, giving the protein MKKILLASLIGLVSANAAAQQEIKFAMEATYAPFEYMDENNQIQGFDVDLANALCKQMQAKCSFHNQAFDSLIPALKFKRYDAAISAMDITEARLEQVSFTDAYYDNSAAFVSIAGKVADQGALKGKRVGVQNGSTHQSYLLEQMAGVTAVPYASYQDAFIDMKNGRIDSVFGDTAVVAEWFKKENNLAYVGEYVTNAQYFGNGFGIAVNKDNQKLVADLNAALQAVKANGEYQTIFNQYFGN
- the artQ gene encoding arginine ABC transporter permease ArtQ, whose protein sequence is MGLTGYSLSLVQASWMTVQLAVVSLLVGLVLAVIFASGEMARLAVVKWPTTLLVTLLRGLPEILVVLFIYFGSTQVLFLLTGDFIEVSPFLSGVVALSLIFASYASQTLRGALKAVGRGQREAASALGIAKSHAFFRIVLPQAIRHALPGLTNQWLVLLKDTALVSLIGVTDLLKQAQLTSAATHEAFTWYATAAAIYLLITLITQRLVKVLDKKFSIQGMSISEGGKA